Proteins from a genomic interval of Zingiber officinale cultivar Zhangliang chromosome 1B, Zo_v1.1, whole genome shotgun sequence:
- the LOC121997559 gene encoding dof zinc finger protein DOF1.8-like — protein MSAIEHHRATSSFSRLGFLHLPSAAASTSLDHQEEFLMEYTTTQWPQELALGKAMEEFGSAAAALRPETAEMRTDRAARPPRKEQPLLKCPRCNSGNTKFCYYNNYSLTQPRYFCKACRRYWTEGGSLRNVPVGGGSRKYKKTSSSSSSSSAAASAAAINTPKKSPVGHVNLSATTTGIPQQYMLPVEYNYINSHCSNFTPFLPMMSVSSASSAEFLWGFGAQDLIRRSPAISFPMDGDVSAARYGPMAEEMKPAVVPSSGIHDHVAHQLFEENNNNRQRDELPPPAGFWSAVMNNNAAGSW, from the exons ATGAGTGCCATCGAACACCACCGTGCCACATCATCATTCTCTCGGCTAGGGTTTCTTCATCTTCCTTCTGCAGCAGCTTCCACCTCTTTGGATCATCAGGAGGAGTTCCTCATGGAGTACACAACAACGCAGTGGCCTCAG GAGCTAGCGTTGGGGAAGGCCATGGAAGAGTTTGGATCCGCCGCCGCCGCGCTGAGGCCGGAGACGGCCGAGATGAGGACTGATAGGGCTGCCCGGCCGCCGCGGAAGGAGCAGCCGCTGCTTAAGTGCCCCAGGTGCAACTCCGGCAACACCAAGTTCTGCTACTACAACAACTACAGCCTCACCCAGCCGCGCTACTTCTGCAAGGCTTGCCGACGCTACTGGACCGAGGGCGGATCTCTGCGCAACGTCCCGGTCGGCGGCGGATCGAGGAAGTACAAGAaaacctcttcttcttcctcctcctcctccgccgccgcctcCGCTGCTGCGATCAATACTCCCAAGAAATCCCCTGTTGGGCACGTCAACCTCTCCGCTACGACCACCGGGATCCCTCAGCAATACATGCTGCCGGTCGAGTACAACTACATCAACAGTCACTGCTCAAATTTCACTCCCTTCTTGCCCATGATGTCCGTTTCATCGGCCTCCTCCGCAGAGTTCCTTTGGGGATTCGGAGCGCAAGACTTGATCAGACGATCGCCGGCTATTAGTTTTCCGATGGACGGAGACGTTAGCGCGGCTAGGTACGGCCCAATGGCGGAGGAAATGAAGCCGGCGGTGGTGCCTTCAAGTGGTATTCATGATCACGTGGCACACCAGTTGTTTGAGGAAAATAACAACAATAGGCAACGTGATGAGCTtcctccacctgcagggttttggAGTGCCGTCATGAACAACAATGCAGCAGGATCATGGTAG